Proteins encoded within one genomic window of Zootoca vivipara chromosome 12, rZooViv1.1, whole genome shotgun sequence:
- the PDSS1 gene encoding all trans-polyprenyl-diphosphate synthase PDSS1 isoform X2 encodes MCEYYFDGKGKAFRPMIVVLMARACNIHHNNSGEVQASQRSIAVIAEMIHTATLLHDDVIDDANSRRGKQTVNQIWGERKAVLAGDFILSAASLALARIGSATIVSVITRVIEDLVHGEFLQLGSKENENERFAHYLEKTFKKTASLIANSCKAVSILGCPDPEVHEIAFQYGRNIGIAFQLIDDVLDFTSCSDQLGKPTSADLKLGIATGPVLFACQQFPEINAMIMRRFSLPGDTERAREYVLQSHGVQQTTYLAQRYCHKAMREISKLRPSPERDALIQLAEIVIARDK; translated from the exons ATGTGTGAATATTACTTTGATGGCAAAGGGAAGGCTTTTCGACCAATGATTGTGGTGCTAATGGCTAGAGCGTGCAATATTCATCATAATAACTCCGG GGAAGTACAGGCAAGCCAGCGTTCTATAGCAGTAATTGCAGAAATGATCCATACAGCTACTCTCCTTCACGATGATGTTATTGATGATGCAAATTCACGGAGAGGAAAACAAACAGTCAAtcaaatttggggggaaaggaag GCAGTCCTAGCTGGGGATTTCATCCTTTCTGCGGCCTCTTTAGCATTAGCACGTATTGGAAGCGCAACCATTGTTTCTGTGATAACGCGTGTGATTGAGGATCTGGTGCACG GCGAATTTCTTCAGTTGGGTTCCAAAGAAAACGAAAATGAGAGATTTGCTCACTACCTCGAAAAGACCTTTAAGAAGACTGCGAGTCTTATAGCAAACAGCTGTAAAGCA GTTTCCATTCTAGGCTGCCCTGATCCAGAGGTGCATGAGATTGCATTCCAATATGGAAGAAACATCGGGATAGCATTTCAG TTGATAGATGACGTTCTGGATTTTACATCCTGTTCTGATCAGCTGGGAAAGCCAACGTCGGCAGACCTTAAGCTTGGTATAGCCACTGGTCCTGTCTTATTTGCTTGTCAGCAG TTTCCAGAAATTAATGCCATGATAATGAGACGGTTCAGTTTGCCAGGAGACACTGAACGTGCCCGGGAGTATGTATTACAG agtcATGGTGTGCAGCAAACGACCTACCTCGCCCAGCGCTACTGCCATAAAGCAATGAGAGAGATCAGCAAGCTCAGACCATCCCCTGAAAGAGATGCCCTCATTCAACTAGCAGAAATAGTCATCGCCCGAGACAAATGA